The Anas platyrhynchos isolate ZD024472 breed Pekin duck chromosome 3, IASCAAS_PekinDuck_T2T, whole genome shotgun sequence genome includes a window with the following:
- the SLC8A1 gene encoding sodium/calcium exchanger 1 isoform X11 yields the protein MCGVGMRQSPRQGLGKTISIKVIDDEEYEKNKTFYLEIGEPRLVEMSEKKALLLNELGGFTITGKLWKGKPVFRKVQARERPLPRTVVTIREENEEKQPLTSKEEEERRIAEMGRPVLGEHTKLEVIIEESYEFKNTVDKLIKKTNLALVVGTNSWREQFIEAITVSAGEDDDDDECGEEKLPSCFDYVMHFLTVFWKVLFAFVPPTDYWNGWACFVVSILMIGILTAFIGDLASHFGCTIGLKDSVTAVVFVALGTSVPDTFASKVAATQDQYADASIGNVTGSNAVNVFLGIGVAWSIAAIYHAAHGQAFEVSPGTLAFSVTLFTIFAFISVGVLLYRRRPEIGGELGGPRTSKLLTSSLFILLWLLYIFFSSLEAYCHIKGF from the exons ATGTGCGGTGTCGGGATGAGGCAGAGCCCCCGGCAGGGGCTGGG CAAAACGATATCAATCAAGGTGATAGATGATGAGGAGTATGAGAAAAACAAGACCTTCTACCTAGAGATCGGGGAGCCCCGGCTGGTGGAGATGAGTGAGAAGAAAG CCCTGTTGTTGAATGAGCTTG GTGGCTTCACCATCACAG GGAAACTCTGGAAGG GAAAACCCGTCTTCAGGAAGGTCCAGGCTAGAGAGCGTCCTCTTCCCCGCACCGTGGTCACCATCCGAG AGGAGAACGAGGAGAAGCAGCCACTGACCagcaaggaggaggaagaaagacgAATTGCGGAGATGGGACGCCCAGTCCTGGGGGAGCACACCAAGCTCGAAGTCATCATTGAGGAATCCTATGAGTTCAAG AACACAGTGGACAAGCTCATTAAGAAGACGAACCTGGCCCTGGTGGTTGGCACAAACAGCTGGAGGGAGCAGTTTATTGAGGCTATTACTGTCAGTGCGG gggaagacgatgacgacgatgAATGTGGGGAGGAGAAGCTGCCCTCCTGCTTTGACTACGTGATGCACTTTCTGACCGTCTTCTGGAAGGTCCTTTTTGCCTTCGTGCCCCCGACAGACTACTGGAATGGCTGGGCTTGCTTCGTCGTCTCCATCCTCATGATCGGCATCCTGACAGCTTTCATCGGCGACCTGGCGTCCCACTTTGGCTGCACCATTGGCTTGAAGGACTCGGTCACTGCCGTCGTGTTTGTCGCGCTGGGGACATCGGTGCCAG ACACATTTGCCAGCAAAGTAGCAGCGACACAGGACCAGTACGCGGACGCCTCCATCGGGAACGTCACCGGGAGCAATGCCGTGAACGTTTTCTTGGGCATCGGGGTGGCCTGGTCCATCGCGGCCATCTACCACGCGGCACACGGACAAGCCTTTGAAGTCTCGCCTGGCACCCTGGCCTTCTCCGTCACCCTCTTCaccatttttgcttttatcagTGTGGGTGTGCTGCTCTATCGGCGGAGACCCGAAATTGGAGGTGAGCTGGGCGGGCCGCGGACTTCCAAGCTGCTCACATCCTCACTCTTTATCCTCCTGTGGCTCTTGTACATATTCTTCTCATCTCTGGAAGCCTACTGCCACATAAAGGGCTTCTAA